One part of the Rhodococcus oxybenzonivorans genome encodes these proteins:
- a CDS encoding DUF1707 SHOCT-like domain-containing protein: protein MSEISNPDPSTPGGLRIGTLEREQAATALAAHFAAGRLDTDEFDSRVRQAYLAKTAADLAPLFADLPGEQRFGTEVEYEPEPSRRDPGREAAALRTLLFVIAVLAAVLWVFVVRVPPLVFLPIIWLVLARHHLGRRSCRAW, encoded by the coding sequence ATGAGCGAAATCAGCAACCCAGACCCTTCCACTCCTGGTGGACTCCGCATAGGAACCTTGGAGCGGGAGCAGGCCGCAACGGCACTCGCCGCACACTTTGCGGCCGGCCGCCTCGACACCGACGAGTTCGATTCCCGGGTCCGTCAGGCGTACCTCGCCAAGACCGCAGCCGACCTCGCACCTCTGTTCGCGGATCTTCCGGGCGAACAGCGCTTCGGGACCGAAGTCGAGTACGAGCCGGAGCCGAGCCGCCGGGATCCGGGACGCGAGGCCGCGGCCCTGCGCACGCTGCTGTTCGTGATCGCGGTGCTCGCCGCGGTCCTGTGGGTCTTCGTTGTCCGCGTGCCGCCTCTCGTCTTCCTTCCGATCATCTGGCTCGTCCTCGCACGGCATCACCTCGGTCGCCGTTCGTGCCGAGCCTGGTGA
- a CDS encoding TetR/AcrR family transcriptional regulator codes for MSTAATPKGERRRQALVDAAADLLLEGGFEAVRHRSVAARANLPLASTTYYFASLEELIAKAVECNGERDLTVMRARVEDVTHRRRGRESTVDLLVELLVGPALITDDSRERLICRYERLTACARRPELREVQLRLRAQLDDILTEALRRSDRDVRQGQLRRLVATVDGAVVTALGEHDPDLRGLARAMLLDVVDLVAPALDRPDHVHL; via the coding sequence GTGTCGACAGCGGCAACTCCCAAGGGCGAACGGCGCCGACAGGCGCTTGTCGACGCTGCCGCCGACCTGCTTCTGGAGGGCGGCTTCGAAGCGGTGCGGCACCGGTCGGTGGCCGCGCGCGCGAACCTTCCGCTGGCATCGACCACCTACTATTTCGCGTCGCTCGAAGAGCTGATCGCGAAGGCCGTCGAGTGCAACGGTGAACGCGACCTCACCGTCATGCGGGCGCGGGTAGAGGACGTCACCCACCGTCGTCGCGGTCGCGAGTCCACCGTCGACCTTCTCGTGGAACTACTCGTCGGGCCGGCACTGATCACCGACGACAGTCGCGAACGCTTGATCTGCCGGTACGAGCGGCTCACCGCGTGCGCGCGGCGACCCGAACTACGCGAGGTTCAGCTGCGGTTGCGAGCACAGCTCGACGACATCCTCACCGAGGCCCTGCGTCGTTCCGACCGTGACGTGCGGCAAGGACAACTGCGTCGCCTGGTCGCCACCGTGGACGGCGCCGTGGTGACTGCCCTCGGCGAGCACGACCCCGACCTTCGTGGGCTCGCCCGGGCCATGCTGCTCGACGTCGTCGACCTCGTCGCGCCGGCGCTGGACCGGCCGGACCACGTTCACCTCTAG
- the purB gene encoding adenylosuccinate lyase — protein sequence MTRIPNVLANRYASPELVELWSPEHKIVLERQLWLAVLRAQAELGIDVPAEALADYERVIDQVDLDSIAARERVTRHDVKARIEEFNALAGHEQVHKGLTSRDLTENVEQLQILRSLEHVYAHGVAVAARLSERAAEYSGLVMAGRSHNVAAQATTLGKRFASAADELLVALTRLRELIDRYPLRGIKGPMGTAQDMLDLLDGDAAKLDTLERKVAQHLGFAHVFTSVGQVYPRSLDHDVLSTLVQVAAGPSSFAHTIRLMAGHELVTEGFQPGQVGSSAMPHKMNTRSCERVNGLQVVLRGYASMAAELAGAQWNEGDVFCSVVRRVALPDAFFAIDGLIETFLTVLAEFGAYPAVIEKELTRYLPFLATTKVLMALVRAGVGRETAHEVIKEHAVAVALAMREQGKEPDLLDRLAADDRLPLDRAALDEALADKKAFIGAAEAQVAAVVTEVQKLVDANPEAAAYQPSPIL from the coding sequence GTGACCCGCATCCCGAACGTCCTCGCCAACCGTTACGCCAGCCCTGAACTCGTCGAGTTGTGGTCGCCCGAGCACAAGATCGTGCTCGAACGCCAGCTGTGGCTCGCGGTGCTGCGTGCCCAGGCGGAACTCGGGATCGACGTGCCGGCCGAGGCGCTCGCCGACTACGAGCGGGTCATCGATCAGGTGGACCTCGACTCCATCGCCGCCCGCGAACGGGTCACCCGGCACGACGTGAAGGCCCGCATCGAGGAGTTCAACGCACTCGCCGGTCACGAGCAGGTACACAAGGGTCTCACCAGCCGCGACCTCACCGAGAACGTCGAACAGCTGCAGATCCTGCGGTCTCTCGAGCACGTGTACGCACACGGTGTCGCGGTGGCCGCACGGCTGTCCGAGCGTGCCGCCGAGTACAGCGGCCTCGTCATGGCCGGCCGTTCGCACAACGTGGCGGCGCAGGCCACCACCCTGGGCAAGCGCTTCGCCTCCGCCGCCGACGAACTGCTCGTCGCCCTCACCCGGCTACGGGAACTGATCGACCGTTACCCGCTGCGCGGAATCAAGGGTCCGATGGGCACCGCGCAGGACATGCTCGACCTTCTCGACGGCGACGCCGCCAAACTCGACACCCTCGAGCGGAAGGTGGCCCAGCACCTCGGTTTTGCTCACGTCTTCACCAGTGTCGGGCAGGTCTACCCGCGCTCGCTCGACCACGACGTGCTGTCCACGCTGGTCCAGGTCGCCGCCGGGCCGTCCTCCTTCGCCCACACCATCCGCCTGATGGCCGGGCACGAACTGGTCACCGAGGGCTTCCAACCCGGCCAGGTCGGGTCCTCCGCGATGCCGCACAAGATGAACACCCGCTCCTGCGAACGTGTCAACGGACTGCAGGTCGTCCTCCGCGGCTACGCGTCGATGGCCGCAGAACTCGCAGGCGCCCAATGGAACGAAGGCGACGTGTTCTGCTCCGTGGTGCGCCGGGTCGCCCTGCCGGACGCATTCTTCGCCATCGACGGACTGATCGAAACGTTCCTCACCGTGCTCGCCGAATTCGGCGCCTACCCGGCCGTGATCGAGAAGGAACTCACCCGGTACCTGCCGTTCCTCGCCACCACCAAGGTCCTCATGGCGCTCGTGCGGGCCGGTGTGGGCCGCGAAACCGCGCACGAGGTCATCAAGGAACACGCCGTCGCCGTCGCACTGGCCATGCGCGAGCAGGGCAAGGAACCCGACCTCCTCGACCGGCTCGCCGCCGACGACCGGCTGCCCCTCGACCGGGCAGCCCTCGACGAG